Within the Marixanthomonas sp. SCSIO 43207 genome, the region ATCTTTGTATTGAGACAATACATCGCTAAATTCATTTTTGCGAAGCAAACCGTTATTCACAAATATGCAGTATAAGTTTTTACCTATTGCTTTGTGTAACAATATAGCTGCTACTGTAGAGTCTACACCACCGCTTAATCCCAACACTACCTTACCATCACCAATTTGTTCTTTTAAGGCTTGTACTGTAGTATCTACAAATGCTGCAGGCGTCCAACTTTGTTCTACTCCAGAAATGTGCACTAAAAAGTTTTCTAGCAATTGTTTACCATCGGTTGTGTGATATACTTCTGGGTGAAATTGAATGGCATAAATCTGTTCTTTGTCTATGCGATAGGCAGCGTTCATTACATCTGGAGTACTTGCTAAGCGAATAGCATTTTCAGGAAGCTTGGCAATGGTATCACTATGACTCATCCACACTTGTGTACCTTCTGAGATTCCTTTAAACAAAGACTCTTCTGCTTTAATCATAGAAAGTTTTGCGCGACCGTATTCTCGTATATTGGACGGCTCAACACTACCACCGTTAAAGTGAGCAATATATTGCGCACCATAGCATACGGCTAGCATAGGAAGTTTTCCTTTTATTTTTGATAAATCTGGATGAGGTGCATCTTCAGCTCGAACTGAAAATGGACTACCGGATAATATCACGGCTTTAAACTCATCAATATTTTCTGGAATGTTGTGAAAGGGATGGATTTCGCAATAAATGTTCAATTCTCGCACACGTCTTGCTATAAGCTGTGTGTATTGCGAACCAAAATCTAATATTAGGACGTTGTTTTGCATAGGCAAAAATAATTGAAAAATAAGGTTTGCAAAACCTTATGAATGCTTTTTTATTTCTTTTTTAATCAAACTTGTTTTTTAAAACTATTGATTCCACCCAAATGTGGCACTCACAGGATAATGATCTGAAAAAGATTCACTAACTGTATTAAAATTTAATACCTCAATATCATTTGAAGCCATAATAAAATCAATACGCATGGGATAAAAATCAAACTTAAATGTTGTACCAATTCCGTTTCCTCTTTCCAAAAAGGAATCTTTCATATCTTCGGTCATCTCCTTATATATATATGAAAAAGGTGTATTATTAAAGTCACCCATTACCAATGTTTTATATGGGCTTTTTGATTTGTGTTCTTTAATTAAAGCTACTTGCTCTTGTTGCTTTACAAAAGCGTTTGCAATACGCTTGCGTAATTTAACCTTATCGTTTTCTTGCAAATAACTTACACGAGGTTTTATACCCATAGATTGTAAATGAAGGTTGTAAACGCGAACGGTATCACGGTCTTTTATTACATCTGCGTAAATAGCGTTATTAAAGGTATTTGGAAAATTAAAAACACCTTTATTAATAAGCGGGTACTTTGAAAAAATAGCGTGACCCAGTTTATTTTTTTCTTTTGAATTTCGTTCTTTAAAATTGATATATTGATAAGGGTAAGCAGAAAAATCTACCGTATTTTGCTCATAGTATTCCTGTACCGAAATAACATCTGGCTTTTCTTCTGAAATTATTTTTGAAAATAACTTTGAAACCTTTTCAGAAGCAGGGTTATCTTCATAAGCATTAAACAAACGTACATTAAATGACAATGCAGTTAGGGTATTTTTATATTCTGAAGGTTCTTCATTTGAAGAAATTTCAACAAAAGGATTAAAGTAAAAGTACGCTATACATAAGATTACTGTAGAAACTAAAAACTGGCGTTTTAATCTCACCACCCAGTATATTGCAAAAATAATATTGAGAAATATCAAAGGTGAAACCAGTAAACTCAATAATGAAAGTGTTGGAAACTTTGAAGGTGGTAAATAAGGCAACACAAATGACAATAATAGTAGAAACGCAACTACTGAGTTAAGCCAAAATAAAAGTTTTGTGAAAAGCCCCCCTTTTTTCATCGCTAATCGTCTTTACCGGCTTTAAACAAGAAGTCTTTTTCGGCTTTTGTTAAGCTTTCATAGCCACTTTTACCAATTTTATCCAATATTTCATCAATCTTTTTTTGATTATCGTTTTTGATATCAACATTGGTACGGGTAGTATTTGTTTTCTTTGTGCGATGAACTTTAGTAAACGGTTTCTTTTTACGAGGCTTAAAGAGATTTTCTACCCAATCTATTCCACTTTCAAACCACTTTCCTATATCATTCCCTTTTTGCAATTGTTGCGCATAGAAAAAACCAAAAATTGCTCCGCCAATATGTGCTAATAGTCCGCCTGCGTTATTACTACTAGGTAGTAAAATAAGGTCTAACAATACCAACACCAAAGCAATTTGCCAAAGTTTAATTCGGAATCTAAACAACATCACTTCTGCATTAGGTGTATATGTAGCAATAAAAACCATTATTGCAGTAACCGCTCCAGATGCACCTATTAACCCGGCGCTACTTCCTATTAATGCCGGAAAAATATTATGAGTAGCAACATAAAACAATCCTCCAGATAAAGCGCCTAGCAAGTAGATGGTCAAAAATCTTTTTTCACTAAATAAATTCAACACAAAACGACCAAACCAATACAACCAAAGCATATTGATAAGAATGTGAAAGAAGCCAAAATGCAAAAAAGCATAGGTAAGAATTGACCAAGGCTGTAAAAGCACGTTACCGGCATTTTCAGGTAAAATAAACCATTGTGTAAGTTGACCGGGCGTAATTCCTAAAAAGAACGCTAGTAATCTAACTGCCAAAAATATAATGGAGTTAATTACTATGAGTTTTACAACAACACTTGATGTTTTAAATTGATATGTAAGATTATTTGTATCCATATTTAATTCCACCGGTGTGAATCAAAGCTATTTTTTTTCCAGTAATACGCCATAATAAAGCCAAAAATTGCACCTCCAATATGTGCCCAATGTGCAATACCAAATGGTGAACCGGTTATTCCGAAGAACAAATCTCCCAAAATAATCAACGGTATAAAATATTTTGCTTTTATAGGAATGGGTAAAAATATAAGCATCAATTCTATATTTGGGAACATTAACCCAAACGCTACCAATATTCCATAAATAGCTCCAGATGCACCAACGGCAGGAGTATTAAAATTATTATATAATGAGTTAAGAGTTTCTTGAGAAACAGAATCTAAAATTGATCTACTTCCGCCTTCACCAGATATTACAAAGTTCATAATATC harbors:
- the guaA gene encoding glutamine-hydrolyzing GMP synthase; translated protein: MQNNVLILDFGSQYTQLIARRVRELNIYCEIHPFHNIPENIDEFKAVILSGSPFSVRAEDAPHPDLSKIKGKLPMLAVCYGAQYIAHFNGGSVEPSNIREYGRAKLSMIKAEESLFKGISEGTQVWMSHSDTIAKLPENAIRLASTPDVMNAAYRIDKEQIYAIQFHPEVYHTTDGKQLLENFLVHISGVEQSWTPAAFVDTTVQALKEQIGDGKVVLGLSGGVDSTVAAILLHKAIGKNLYCIFVNNGLLRKNEFSDVLSQYKDMGLNVKGVDASVRFLEALKGISDPEKKRKAIGNAFIEVFDDEAHQVKNVDWLGQGTIYPDVIESVSVNGPSVTIKSHHNVGGLPDFMKLKVVEPLRMLFKDEVRRVGAEMGIDKKLLGRHPFPGPGLAIRILGDITAEKVRILQEVDAIFIDGLRKWNLYDKVWQAGAILLPVQSVGVMGDERTYEKVVALRAVESTDGMTADWVNLPYEFLQETSNHIINRVKGVNRVVYDISSKPPATIEWE
- a CDS encoding endonuclease/exonuclease/phosphatase family protein, with protein sequence MKKGGLFTKLLFWLNSVVAFLLLLSFVLPYLPPSKFPTLSLLSLLVSPLIFLNIIFAIYWVVRLKRQFLVSTVILCIAYFYFNPFVEISSNEEPSEYKNTLTALSFNVRLFNAYEDNPASEKVSKLFSKIISEEKPDVISVQEYYEQNTVDFSAYPYQYINFKERNSKEKNKLGHAIFSKYPLINKGVFNFPNTFNNAIYADVIKDRDTVRVYNLHLQSMGIKPRVSYLQENDKVKLRKRIANAFVKQQEQVALIKEHKSKSPYKTLVMGDFNNTPFSYIYKEMTEDMKDSFLERGNGIGTTFKFDFYPMRIDFIMASNDIEVLNFNTVSESFSDHYPVSATFGWNQ
- a CDS encoding rhomboid family intramembrane serine protease, with amino-acid sequence MDTNNLTYQFKTSSVVVKLIVINSIIFLAVRLLAFFLGITPGQLTQWFILPENAGNVLLQPWSILTYAFLHFGFFHILINMLWLYWFGRFVLNLFSEKRFLTIYLLGALSGGLFYVATHNIFPALIGSSAGLIGASGAVTAIMVFIATYTPNAEVMLFRFRIKLWQIALVLVLLDLILLPSSNNAGGLLAHIGGAIFGFFYAQQLQKGNDIGKWFESGIDWVENLFKPRKKKPFTKVHRTKKTNTTRTNVDIKNDNQKKIDEILDKIGKSGYESLTKAEKDFLFKAGKDD
- a CDS encoding rhomboid family intramembrane serine protease; translated protein: MGRITETVKVLIIINVIFFLGSLMIGDVAYRLFSLYYFEHPNFQIWQPITHMFMHSDKNFMHILFNMYGLWAFGSPLEMRWGRKKFLFFYFSAGFGAALIHTLVNYYQVHSVYDSLLAGGWSQNDIMNFVISGEGGSRSILDSVSQETLNSLYNNFNTPAVGASGAIYGILVAFGLMFPNIELMLIFLPIPIKAKYFIPLIILGDLFFGITGSPFGIAHWAHIGGAIFGFIMAYYWKKNSFDSHRWN